One Paenibacillus riograndensis SBR5 DNA segment encodes these proteins:
- the ilvE gene encoding branched-chain-amino-acid transaminase, translating to MAEQWIYLDGQHVTKENAKVSVFDHGFLYGDGIFEGIRIYNGNIFKCKEHLDRLYDSAKSIMLDIPLTYDEMLEAMAETIRLNDMRNGYIRLIVSRGPGNLGLDPRRCPKASVIIIVEQLAIYPEQAYLNGLRAVSVSQRRNIPDALNPKIKSLNYLNNILVKIQSNLAEADEAIMMNAQGYVTEGSGDNIFIVKRGIVYTPPCYLGALEGITRLAIIELCGKLGLTLKEEPFTMHDVYIADEVFFTGTAAEVIAAREIDGRVIGAGHAGPITLQLLEEFRNVVDKDGYKVWE from the coding sequence ATGGCTGAGCAATGGATCTATCTGGATGGACAACACGTAACGAAGGAAAATGCAAAGGTATCCGTGTTTGATCACGGATTTCTATACGGAGACGGTATATTCGAAGGCATCCGTATCTACAACGGCAATATTTTTAAATGCAAGGAGCATCTGGACAGACTCTATGATTCAGCCAAGTCCATTATGCTGGATATCCCGCTGACTTATGACGAAATGCTGGAAGCTATGGCTGAAACGATACGTCTCAATGACATGCGCAATGGATATATCCGCCTGATTGTTTCCCGCGGCCCCGGCAATTTGGGTCTGGACCCACGCCGCTGTCCCAAAGCCAGTGTCATCATTATTGTTGAACAGCTGGCCATTTATCCGGAGCAGGCCTATCTGAACGGACTTCGTGCAGTTTCCGTCTCCCAGCGCCGCAATATTCCGGATGCGCTCAACCCTAAGATCAAATCACTGAACTATCTCAACAACATCCTCGTCAAAATCCAGTCCAATCTGGCGGAAGCCGACGAAGCGATCATGATGAATGCCCAGGGGTATGTAACCGAGGGTTCAGGAGATAATATTTTTATTGTCAAAAGAGGCATAGTCTACACGCCGCCGTGCTACCTGGGCGCACTGGAAGGTATTACTCGTCTGGCAATCATCGAGCTATGCGGCAAGCTGGGACTGACTCTGAAAGAAGAGCCGTTTACTATGCATGACGTGTATATTGCAGATGAGGTTTTCTTCACCGGCACAGCTGCCGAAGTGATTGCGGCACGGGAAATCGACGGCCGCGTTATCGGTGCAGGGCATGCAGGCCCTATTACGCTGCAGCTGCTTGAAGAGTTCCGCAATGTTGTAGATAAGGACGGCTATAAAGTTTGGGAATGA
- the pheA gene encoding prephenate dehydratase, translating to MKSIAVLPQGSVSHEALLHLFGDEPVNIEHHKLISNVFLATANGATDYSVIPIENTIEGSVSLHIDWLINEVNLPMQAEWIFPSIQNLISNPQEFVDAEGHKDYSKVVKILSHPVAMAQCLQFIRDHAPWAELESVGSTSEAVEIVSNNPGKGWAAIGTALGAATHGLEVVERQVTDHNNNYTRFVLVGHQKLELPRKSSGDKTSILVTLPEDFPGALHQVLAAFAWRRLNLSRIESRPTKKKLGTYYFYIDVMEPIESVLLPAAIEEINALGCQVRILGSYPTYTYEEEKAEVQ from the coding sequence ATGAAATCAATAGCAGTGTTGCCGCAGGGCTCGGTGTCGCATGAAGCGCTGCTGCATTTATTCGGTGATGAGCCTGTAAATATTGAGCATCATAAGCTAATCTCCAATGTTTTTCTGGCTACGGCCAATGGAGCGACGGACTACAGCGTGATTCCGATTGAGAATACTATTGAAGGTTCGGTAAGTCTGCATATAGACTGGCTCATCAATGAAGTGAACCTGCCTATGCAGGCGGAGTGGATTTTCCCTTCTATACAGAATCTTATCAGTAATCCCCAGGAATTTGTGGATGCTGAGGGCCATAAGGATTACAGTAAAGTGGTCAAAATCCTTTCTCATCCCGTTGCCATGGCGCAATGCCTGCAATTTATCCGCGATCACGCTCCCTGGGCCGAACTGGAGTCCGTCGGAAGCACATCTGAAGCCGTGGAGATTGTTTCGAACAATCCCGGCAAAGGCTGGGCTGCGATCGGCACAGCTCTTGGTGCGGCTACGCATGGGCTTGAGGTTGTAGAACGGCAGGTAACAGATCATAATAACAATTACACGCGGTTTGTGCTTGTTGGCCATCAGAAGCTGGAGCTTCCCCGGAAGAGCAGCGGTGACAAGACTAGCATCCTGGTGACCCTGCCGGAGGATTTTCCCGGAGCACTCCATCAGGTGCTGGCTGCATTTGCTTGGCGGCGGCTGAATTTATCACGTATAGAGTCACGGCCGACCAAGAAGAAATTAGGTACTTATTATTTTTATATTGATGTGATGGAACCGATCGAATCGGTCCTGCTGCCTGCGGCGATTGAAGAGATCAATGCCTTGGGCTGCCAGGTGCGGATTCTGGGCTCGTATCCCACATACACCTATGAGGAAGAGAAAGCGGAGGTGCAGTAA
- the thrB gene encoding homoserine kinase → MSMYGRSRVKVPASTANLGPGFDTLGMALSLYAWIEMEESAETEFHLYGDEMAGVAKDKSNLLYQVAQMVFSEAGVAVPELSITMYSDIPLTRGLGSSASAIVGGMAAANAMIGSPLSNAKLFDMATALEKHPDNVGASLFGGIITAVWDGEHADYIRIEPPEALEILVVIPDFELSTTKARGVLPSQITVGDAVHNISRTSLLTAALAAGRLDLIGRAMQDRLHQPYRAPLVPGMEKLLAEATGHGALGIALSGAGPTLLCMVDRQESRKPELELFLKQTMEEHGIPARTCWLPPSSSGVAVEQIEPNQMQNRSFLDMIKGEKQL, encoded by the coding sequence ATGAGTATGTACGGAAGGTCTAGAGTTAAAGTACCCGCCAGCACTGCTAATCTGGGGCCGGGATTTGATACGCTGGGCATGGCGCTTTCATTATATGCCTGGATTGAAATGGAGGAATCTGCAGAGACCGAATTTCATCTTTACGGAGACGAGATGGCAGGTGTGGCCAAGGATAAAAGCAATTTGCTTTATCAGGTGGCACAAATGGTTTTTTCGGAAGCCGGGGTAGCCGTTCCGGAGCTTTCCATCACCATGTACTCGGATATCCCGCTTACCCGCGGACTGGGCAGCAGCGCTTCAGCGATTGTCGGCGGAATGGCGGCGGCCAATGCCATGATTGGTTCCCCCTTGAGTAACGCCAAACTGTTCGATATGGCCACAGCCTTGGAAAAGCATCCGGATAATGTGGGCGCCTCGCTCTTTGGCGGCATCATCACAGCCGTGTGGGACGGTGAACATGCGGATTACATCCGGATTGAGCCTCCCGAGGCGCTTGAGATTCTTGTAGTTATACCTGACTTCGAGCTTTCGACCACCAAAGCCCGCGGGGTGCTTCCATCTCAGATCACGGTGGGGGATGCTGTTCATAATATCAGCCGGACCTCGCTGTTAACGGCTGCCCTGGCGGCAGGCCGGCTTGATCTGATCGGCCGCGCCATGCAGGACCGCTTGCATCAGCCTTACCGGGCGCCATTAGTGCCCGGGATGGAGAAGCTGCTGGCCGAGGCGACAGGGCATGGAGCACTGGGCATTGCGCTGAGCGGTGCCGGGCCAACGCTGCTATGTATGGTTGACCGGCAGGAGAGCCGCAAGCCGGAGCTGGAGCTTTTTCTGAAGCAAACGATGGAGGAGCATGGTATCCCTGCGCGGACCTGCTGGCTGCCGCCTAGTTCATCCGGTGTGGCCGTAGAACAGATTGAACCAAACCAGATGCAAAACAGATCATTTTTGGATATGATAAAAGGAGAAAAACAGTTATGA
- a CDS encoding homoserine dehydrogenase: MKPVKVGLLGLGTVGTGVVRIVEGNQEDLSSQVGSPILIERIAVKNTDKPRDIEVDAAAITDDPWDVIRDPEIDVIVEVMGGIAGTKEYILEALERGKHIVTANKDLMALHGSEILAKAQEKQCDVFYEASVAGGIPIIRTLIEGFSSDKIVKIMGIVNGTTNYILSKMSQEGASYHDVLKEAQELGYAESDPTSDVEGLDAARKMAILGTLGFRTNVELSDVSVSGISGVSKEDIAFAKRLGYEMKLLGIAESHEDEFSISVQPTMIRTGHPIASVNGVYNAVYVYGQAVGETMFYGAGAGAMPTATSIVADLVAVIKNLKLGVNGLKQIVPYKQKKLKSDEDIFYKNFLLLHVDDKAGVLAKITQVFAEYDVSLDSVVQQANPSNPDAEIIIVTHNASKASMNKVMRHLEQLKVIHRIKSHYRVEG, from the coding sequence ATGAAGCCGGTCAAAGTGGGGTTGCTGGGTCTGGGAACAGTGGGTACGGGTGTAGTCCGTATCGTGGAAGGGAATCAGGAGGATCTGAGCAGCCAGGTGGGCTCTCCGATTCTCATTGAGCGCATTGCCGTTAAGAATACTGACAAACCCCGGGATATCGAAGTGGATGCGGCTGCTATCACCGATGATCCCTGGGACGTTATCCGTGACCCGGAGATTGACGTCATCGTGGAAGTGATGGGGGGAATCGCGGGAACGAAGGAATACATTCTGGAGGCGCTGGAACGCGGCAAGCATATCGTGACGGCCAACAAGGACCTGATGGCGCTGCATGGCTCGGAGATTCTTGCGAAGGCGCAGGAGAAGCAATGCGATGTGTTTTATGAGGCCAGTGTGGCCGGAGGCATTCCGATTATCCGCACGCTTATCGAGGGCTTTTCCTCTGATAAAATCGTGAAGATTATGGGCATCGTAAACGGGACTACCAATTACATACTGAGCAAAATGAGCCAGGAAGGCGCGTCCTACCATGATGTGCTGAAGGAAGCACAAGAACTCGGATATGCTGAATCGGACCCGACCTCCGACGTCGAAGGCCTGGATGCTGCACGCAAAATGGCTATTCTTGGCACACTTGGCTTCCGGACCAATGTGGAGCTGAGTGATGTCAGTGTCAGCGGCATTTCCGGAGTGAGCAAGGAGGATATCGCTTTTGCCAAAAGGCTGGGGTACGAAATGAAGCTGCTGGGCATTGCCGAGAGTCATGAGGATGAATTCAGCATCAGCGTGCAGCCGACAATGATCCGGACCGGTCACCCGATCGCTTCCGTCAACGGCGTATATAATGCGGTATATGTATACGGTCAGGCTGTTGGAGAAACGATGTTTTACGGTGCAGGAGCAGGCGCTATGCCTACAGCTACATCCATCGTAGCGGATCTGGTCGCCGTTATTAAGAACCTGAAGCTGGGCGTTAACGGGCTGAAGCAGATTGTGCCGTACAAACAGAAGAAGCTCAAGAGTGACGAAGACATCTTCTATAAGAATTTTCTGCTGCTGCATGTAGATGACAAGGCCGGTGTACTGGCTAAAATTACACAGGTATTCGCGGAGTATGATGTCAGTCTTGATTCGGTGGTGCAGCAAGCCAATCCGAGTAATCCGGATGCGGAGATTATTATTGTGACGCACAATGCCAGCAAGGCGAGTATGAATAAAGTAATGCGGCATCTGGAGCAGCTTAAGGTCATTCACCGGATTAAGAGCCACTATCGGGTAGAAGGCTAA
- a CDS encoding ACT domain-containing protein: MKERYYLVREDILPDAVLKTMQVKQLLEAGDAKTVHEGVEQVGLSRSAFYKYKDGIHLIHQLERERIVTISIDLEHESGMLSKVLGSVAVHGANVLTIHQSIPLQGRANVVISVEISHLNEELGDMLDSLKAIPGVKRALIIGQG; this comes from the coding sequence GTGAAAGAACGCTATTATTTGGTCCGTGAGGACATATTGCCTGACGCTGTGCTAAAGACCATGCAGGTCAAACAGCTGCTTGAGGCAGGTGATGCCAAGACGGTACATGAGGGTGTAGAACAGGTTGGGCTTAGCCGCAGTGCATTTTATAAATATAAGGATGGCATTCATTTAATCCATCAGCTGGAACGGGAGCGTATTGTTACGATCTCCATTGATCTGGAGCATGAATCGGGTATGCTGTCCAAGGTGTTGGGGTCAGTTGCTGTTCATGGCGCCAATGTGCTGACGATTCACCAGAGTATTCCCTTGCAGGGGCGGGCCAATGTGGTTATCTCTGTGGAAATTTCGCATTTGAACGAAGAATTAGGCGACATGCTGGACAGCCTGAAGGCAATACCCGGAGTGAAGCGGGCTTTGATTATCGGGCAGGGGTAA
- a CDS encoding SPFH domain-containing protein, with translation MAIIEVVKYDGPPGVFAWKYPNQELGTWTQLIVNESQEAILFKGGQALDSFTAGRHTLSTANIPLLSNLVNLPFGGKSPFTAEIWYVNKLNSMNVKWGTSAPLQLQDPKYKMMIAVRAFGQFGVRIEEPRKFLLKLVGTLPQFDQSTMLSYFRGLLMSNINELISTYLVHKKISILEINAYVSEISKHIQGRLASTFLESGIELNNFYIDSISIPDDDPATVRLKEALAKKAEMDIIGFTYQQERSFNTMEEAAGNPGSIGAGMVNTGLGLGMGLGFAGPASEMMNRMTRGIMEGGASAAGSTIKTCPSCGAGNSAEARFCSGCGRSLQQPEPEGTPADRTACRNCGEQVVPGAKFCPHCGTSVIIPCAGCGHVLQPGQKFCPECGTRAG, from the coding sequence ATGGCAATCATTGAAGTTGTAAAATATGACGGGCCTCCTGGCGTATTTGCCTGGAAGTATCCGAACCAGGAACTGGGAACGTGGACGCAGCTGATCGTCAATGAATCCCAAGAAGCGATTTTGTTCAAGGGCGGTCAGGCGCTGGACTCATTTACCGCAGGGAGACACACGCTCAGCACAGCGAACATCCCGCTTCTCTCGAATCTGGTGAACCTTCCTTTCGGCGGCAAATCGCCGTTTACTGCGGAAATTTGGTACGTGAACAAGCTGAACTCCATGAACGTGAAATGGGGGACCAGCGCACCGCTGCAGCTTCAGGACCCGAAATATAAAATGATGATCGCTGTCCGCGCCTTTGGGCAGTTCGGTGTCAGAATCGAAGAACCGCGCAAGTTCTTGTTGAAGCTGGTCGGGACGCTGCCGCAGTTTGATCAGAGTACAATGCTTAGTTATTTCCGCGGGCTGCTGATGTCCAATATCAACGAGCTGATCTCTACCTACCTGGTCCACAAAAAAATCAGCATACTGGAGATTAATGCCTACGTATCGGAAATATCCAAGCATATTCAAGGCCGGCTGGCTTCAACCTTTCTGGAGAGCGGAATTGAGCTGAATAACTTTTATATTGATTCCATTAGCATTCCCGATGATGATCCGGCAACGGTCCGGCTGAAGGAAGCTTTGGCCAAAAAAGCGGAGATGGACATTATCGGCTTCACTTACCAACAGGAGCGCAGCTTCAATACCATGGAGGAGGCCGCCGGGAATCCGGGGAGTATCGGTGCCGGTATGGTGAATACAGGACTGGGTCTTGGGATGGGGCTAGGTTTTGCCGGTCCGGCCTCCGAGATGATGAACCGGATGACGAGAGGCATCATGGAAGGCGGGGCTTCTGCAGCGGGCAGCACAATCAAGACATGTCCAAGCTGCGGCGCAGGCAATTCCGCTGAGGCCCGTTTCTGCAGCGGCTGCGGCCGCAGCCTTCAGCAGCCGGAGCCGGAAGGCACTCCCGCTGACCGCACGGCTTGCCGGAATTGCGGGGAGCAGGTCGTGCCCGGCGCCAAGTTCTGTCCGCACTGCGGAACCAGCGTGATTATTCCATGTGCAGGTTGCGGGCATGTGCTGCAGCCGGGCCAGAAGTTTTGTCCGGAGTGTGGAACAAGGGCCGGATAA
- the obgE gene encoding GTPase ObgE, with translation MFVDKAKIYVKGGDGGDGLVAFRREKYVPEGGPAGGDGGRGGDVIFRVDEGLRTLMDFRYQRHFKADRGVKGRNKSQHGANAEHMIVRIPPGTVLIDDDTKEVIADMTRHGQQVVVARGGRGGRGNIRFATAANPAPELAENGEEGQERYIVMELKVMADVGLVGFPSVGKSTLLSVVSAAQPKIGAYHFTTITPNLGVVDVGDGRSFVMADLPGLIEGASEGVGLGHEFLRHVERTRIIIHVVDMSGSEGRDPFEDWVKINDELRQYNAGLMDRPQIVAANKMDMPESEANLAAFREQVSELRPDLEIIPISSLTRQGVQELLYRATDLLDSIPVAPVVEEVAETKERKVYKLEAEEDNSFTITRDNDAFVVSSPRIERMLKRMQLSTHDAILKLARTLRHMGVDAELRKRGAVEGTIVRIADFEFEFVENSSYY, from the coding sequence ATGTTCGTAGATAAAGCTAAGATTTATGTAAAAGGCGGCGACGGCGGCGACGGCCTGGTGGCTTTCCGCCGGGAGAAATATGTGCCGGAAGGCGGGCCGGCCGGCGGTGACGGCGGACGCGGAGGAGATGTGATCTTCCGTGTGGATGAAGGCTTGCGCACATTGATGGATTTCCGTTATCAACGCCATTTCAAGGCGGACCGCGGAGTAAAAGGGCGCAACAAAAGCCAGCACGGGGCGAACGCCGAGCATATGATCGTACGCATCCCTCCGGGAACCGTATTGATCGACGACGATACCAAGGAAGTTATTGCCGACATGACCCGCCACGGCCAGCAGGTAGTGGTTGCACGCGGCGGCCGGGGCGGCCGGGGGAATATCCGGTTCGCCACAGCGGCCAATCCGGCTCCTGAATTGGCGGAGAATGGGGAAGAAGGCCAGGAACGCTATATCGTGATGGAACTGAAGGTGATGGCGGATGTGGGGCTTGTGGGCTTTCCAAGCGTAGGCAAATCCACCCTGCTCTCCGTCGTTTCCGCTGCACAGCCGAAGATCGGTGCGTATCACTTCACGACCATTACTCCGAATTTAGGTGTGGTGGATGTAGGGGATGGCCGCAGCTTTGTCATGGCCGATCTGCCGGGACTGATTGAAGGAGCAAGCGAGGGTGTAGGTCTCGGACATGAATTCCTGCGGCATGTGGAACGCACCCGGATCATCATCCATGTTGTGGATATGTCCGGCTCCGAAGGGCGCGATCCCTTTGAGGATTGGGTGAAGATTAATGACGAACTGAGGCAGTACAACGCCGGTCTCATGGACCGTCCGCAGATCGTAGCAGCCAATAAGATGGATATGCCTGAATCGGAGGCGAATCTGGCTGCATTCCGCGAGCAGGTATCAGAGCTTCGGCCGGATCTGGAAATTATACCGATTTCTTCACTTACCCGTCAGGGAGTACAGGAGCTGCTCTACCGGGCGACGGATCTTCTCGACAGCATCCCGGTGGCTCCGGTTGTGGAAGAAGTAGCAGAGACCAAAGAACGCAAGGTCTACAAGCTCGAAGCGGAAGAGGACAACTCCTTCACTATTACGCGGGATAACGATGCCTTTGTGGTCAGCAGCCCGCGGATTGAGCGGATGCTGAAGCGGATGCAGCTCAGCACACATGATGCCATACTTAAGCTCGCGCGCACACTGCGCCACATGGGTGTGGATGCTGAGCTGCGCAAACGTGGAGCGGTGGAAGGGACTATTGTCCGGATCGCTGATTTCGAATTCGAGTTCGTAGAGAACAGCAGTTATTATTAA
- a CDS encoding Spo0B domain-containing protein, with product MKSWKWLIWAVMLSVMLPLGLLYWHTSLLTCLLLAVWVAAVLAYSFFYNRRHFEEELRLQEKTLQQAANRTLNHHRHDWMNDLQVLYGYIQLGKPDKSLECVGRIKERIALDSRIAKLGIPSLVFYLQSFRTFRSSLELEVQVEEGLQLENKLSPDTGEELTQVIMQTVRAYQYSGLAPEGDTRKLLLGFAQDGGDILISFESEGDHGDPELLQGQIYNIVQGKIIKAEQSGRGKPNVELRLPLGM from the coding sequence ATGAAATCCTGGAAATGGTTGATCTGGGCAGTCATGTTATCCGTAATGCTTCCTTTAGGCCTCTTGTATTGGCATACTTCCCTTTTGACATGCCTGCTGCTTGCCGTATGGGTAGCTGCGGTGCTTGCTTACAGCTTTTTTTACAACCGGCGTCATTTTGAAGAGGAGCTGCGCCTACAGGAGAAGACTTTACAGCAGGCGGCGAACCGGACACTTAATCATCACCGGCATGACTGGATGAATGATCTGCAGGTGCTTTACGGATATATCCAGCTCGGCAAGCCTGATAAATCCTTGGAGTGTGTGGGAAGAATAAAGGAGCGGATTGCCTTGGACAGCCGTATCGCTAAGCTCGGCATTCCTTCGCTTGTGTTCTATTTGCAGTCCTTCCGCACCTTCAGAAGCAGCCTGGAGCTGGAAGTGCAGGTAGAAGAAGGACTGCAGCTGGAGAATAAGCTCAGCCCGGACACGGGGGAAGAGCTGACACAGGTGATCATGCAGACGGTGAGGGCTTATCAGTACAGCGGACTCGCCCCGGAGGGCGATACACGGAAGCTTCTGCTCGGTTTTGCACAGGATGGAGGAGACATTCTGATCTCTTTCGAAAGCGAGGGGGATCATGGCGATCCCGAGCTGCTGCAGGGGCAAATTTATAATATAGTACAAGGAAAAATTATCAAAGCAGAGCAGTCTGGAAGGGGTAAACCCAATGTAGAGCTTCGGCTGCCTCTGGGAATGTAA
- the rpmA gene encoding 50S ribosomal protein L27, with product MLKLDLQLFASKKGVGSTKNGRDSHSKRLGVKRADGQAVTGGNILVRQRGTKIHPGTNVGIGKDDTLFALVDGVVKFERWGRDRKKVSVYPVDVAPVAAALEA from the coding sequence ATGTTGAAATTGGATCTTCAATTGTTCGCATCGAAAAAGGGTGTAGGTTCCACCAAGAACGGACGTGATTCCCACTCCAAACGTCTTGGCGTGAAACGTGCTGACGGTCAGGCAGTTACCGGCGGCAACATCCTGGTTCGTCAACGCGGAACCAAAATCCACCCGGGCACAAACGTAGGCATCGGTAAAGATGACACCTTGTTCGCTCTGGTTGACGGTGTAGTGAAGTTCGAACGTTGGGGACGCGATCGCAAAAAAGTGAGCGTGTACCCGGTTGATGTCGCTCCGGTAGCAGCGGCACTGGAAGCGTAA
- a CDS encoding ribosomal-processing cysteine protease Prp: protein MINVRITRASAQGAIVGFAVKGHAKYAEIGRDIVCAGVSAVTVGTVNSIESLTGVVLDTSMKDGFLSGTLVPVDDPEVSAKVQLLLESMVLMLGDIADSYGKYIKIQEVII, encoded by the coding sequence ATGATTAACGTGCGGATTACACGGGCTTCTGCTCAAGGTGCGATTGTCGGTTTTGCTGTTAAAGGGCATGCGAAATACGCAGAGATCGGCAGGGATATCGTCTGCGCCGGTGTTTCCGCCGTCACGGTTGGAACGGTGAATTCGATTGAAAGTCTGACAGGCGTTGTTCTGGATACTTCGATGAAGGATGGTTTTCTAAGCGGAACCCTGGTTCCGGTGGACGATCCCGAAGTTTCCGCCAAGGTTCAGCTATTGCTGGAATCCATGGTGCTTATGCTCGGTGATATCGCAGATTCATACGGGAAGTATATTAAGATACAGGAAGTTATTATTTAA
- the rplU gene encoding 50S ribosomal protein L21 → MYAIIETGGKQYKVQEGDVLFIEKLDAEDGASVTFDRVLAVSNDGGLTAGTPLVSGASVTAKVEKHGKGQKVVVFKYKPKKNYHKKQGHRQPYTKVTIEKIQA, encoded by the coding sequence ATGTATGCAATTATCGAAACTGGCGGTAAACAATACAAAGTCCAAGAAGGCGACGTATTGTTCATTGAGAAGCTGGATGCTGAAGACGGCGCAAGCGTAACGTTTGACCGTGTATTGGCTGTTTCCAACGACGGCGGTCTGACTGCAGGAACTCCGCTGGTAAGCGGCGCGTCTGTAACAGCTAAAGTCGAGAAGCATGGTAAAGGTCAGAAGGTTGTAGTTTTCAAATACAAACCGAAGAAGAACTACCACAAGAAGCAAGGTCATCGTCAACCGTACACCAAAGTAACAATCGAGAAGATTCAAGCGTAA
- a CDS encoding Rne/Rng family ribonuclease, which produces MKQMIVHCMQHVTRMALLDNGSLVEYAAERDQQQGLVGSYYKGRVMNVLPGMQAAFVDIGQKKNAFLYVDDVLHPHLERQPEVKPSIETLLQPGQEIVVQVRKEPRGGKGARVTTHYTLPGRWMVYMPFADYVGVSKKISRESERARLKAIGERLRRQEEGIIMRTVSEDEPVEAVEGDLSFLRSQWEMITRRAQECGAPALLHSDLSIVQRFIRDAFNPQQDELMIDSAKAVREAEAFLNDMAPGKYKPVRFYHGQESIFTAYGVQEQLHKSFGRKITLEGGATLIWDETEALTVIDVNTAQYTGGTSLEETVTRTNLLAAEEIGRLIRLRDTGGIIIIDFIDMQREEHRKMVTERLERVISRDRTQTHILGWTHLGLLEMTRKKARHDSAGFAPAICQCCGGTGKVGAWLE; this is translated from the coding sequence ATGAAGCAAATGATCGTTCATTGCATGCAGCATGTTACCCGGATGGCTCTTCTGGACAATGGGAGTCTGGTCGAATATGCAGCCGAACGTGATCAGCAGCAAGGGCTGGTCGGCAGTTATTACAAGGGGCGGGTCATGAATGTGTTGCCAGGCATGCAGGCCGCTTTTGTTGATATTGGACAGAAGAAGAATGCTTTTTTATATGTAGATGATGTGCTGCATCCCCATCTGGAAAGGCAGCCGGAGGTGAAGCCTTCCATTGAAACGCTGCTGCAGCCCGGCCAGGAAATTGTGGTCCAGGTGAGAAAAGAGCCGCGGGGCGGCAAGGGTGCGCGTGTAACGACCCACTATACGCTTCCGGGACGCTGGATGGTGTACATGCCCTTTGCGGATTATGTCGGCGTATCCAAAAAAATCAGCCGTGAATCCGAACGTGCCCGGCTGAAGGCCATCGGCGAGCGGCTGCGGCGGCAGGAAGAAGGAATTATTATGCGGACCGTCTCGGAGGATGAACCGGTGGAGGCCGTGGAAGGCGACCTTTCCTTCCTCCGGTCCCAATGGGAGATGATCACCCGCCGGGCGCAGGAGTGTGGGGCACCGGCTCTGCTTCACTCGGATCTCAGCATTGTCCAGCGATTCATCAGGGATGCCTTCAATCCGCAGCAGGATGAGCTGATGATTGACTCGGCGAAGGCGGTCCGGGAAGCGGAGGCTTTTCTGAATGATATGGCTCCGGGAAAGTACAAGCCCGTCCGCTTCTACCATGGACAGGAGTCGATCTTTACCGCGTACGGGGTGCAGGAGCAGCTGCACAAAAGCTTCGGGCGCAAAATCACCCTGGAAGGCGGGGCAACACTGATCTGGGATGAGACGGAGGCACTCACCGTCATTGATGTCAACACTGCACAATACACGGGCGGAACTTCACTGGAGGAGACGGTCACGCGCACGAATCTGCTGGCGGCGGAGGAAATCGGGCGTCTGATCCGCTTGCGGGATACGGGAGGCATTATTATCATTGATTTTATTGATATGCAGCGTGAAGAGCACCGGAAGATGGTTACGGAACGTCTGGAGAGGGTCATCAGCCGTGACCGCACACAGACGCATATTCTTGGATGGACCCATCTGGGACTGCTGGAGATGACCCGCAAGAAGGCGAGACATGACTCTGCAGGCTTCGCCCCGGCGATTTGCCAATGCTGCGGAGGCACGGGCAAAGTCGGCGCGTGGCTGGAATAG